The sequence GAACCAGAACATAGAACCTCACCCAATGGATGCCAAGCTAATGACCAAACAATACTATCATGAGCTTGATCAACAGATCCAACAAATTTATCAACTCCCACATTCCAAAATAATATAGCACCATCAGAACCACCACTACAAAATAAGTTTTCATGATATGGATGCCACGCAATAGTACTAGCTTCTTTTTTGTGACCTCTGAATGTTTGAACTTCATGGGAAAGATttctaatatcaaataattttaacaagtgATCTCTGGAAGCAGACACAACCCAATTACCATTGGCATTCCATTTTACATCCATAACTGTACTTTTATGAGCATGTAGAGTGGCTAATGATTGTCCAGTTTTTGGGTCCCACAGTTTAATTGGCTGTTGATTATCTTTACTACCAGAAATTAAAAGACCTTTATGTGGATGCCAATCAATGCATTTTACATCTGCCCCGTGGCCTCTAAGTATTTTTTCTTCTCTGTTAGTAAAAAAGTCCCAAATGCGTATAGTTCCATCATCTGAACAAGTTGCAAATTTATCGTCTGATTGGCTAAAACTAATACCTCTGACAGCTTCATTATGTGCTTGAAACATTTTGACGTTATTCATATTTGATtgccaatatttaataaaaccagtATGGTCACCAGTAGTCATCCAATTACCATTATGAGACCATACCATTGAACGAACCGGTGAATCATGTGCTTGCAAaatagtttcaaaattaaacgTCAATCCATTCCATAGTGTAAATTCTCCACTGGACGCACCAGTTATTAATCGTCTACCCTCAGGAGTCCATGCTAAACAAAACACAGGACACCGTACTTTATTAGTAACAGTTTTGACAAAAGCAGTAGTAACTGAGTTTACAGAGTTATCCACATAACACTGTGGAGGTAAAAGTTgaggtgtatataatatatctggttgtaaaaatggcctatctCTGAAATCTCGTTGCCAAACACGATTTTGAAGCATCCGAATAAGTGATGCATTGTAGTCCACAGTTTTACGGAGACCTGATTTTCTTAAGCGTTTGCCATCAAAATCCACATCTACTGGTGGCGCACTTTTGTTTAGTTGATGCCTTGGTGGCCCACCCAAACTTGGACCACGTATATGTAAAGGTATAGGACCTTGAAACCTGTAGTTTGTCGGAATGGATGTATTGGTTGAAGGCGGCGGAATTGAAAAGTTAATTGGAGGTGGAGGTACTAAGAAAGATGTATCCACAGAAATGGACATGTTTGTACAcgacttaatacaaaatattatttattctaagagTTAAAATACGTCATTACCATAGTAACTACTTCCAAGTCCgacaagaaataaatattttacgtaaatctaaaaacaaaacCACATCAAAAATCACTAAACACACTACACATGGACGGCGGCACAATGCTTTAgtgttttacttaataattaatattcattattcactaatcactaatcagtaatcactaatctgtataacaatattattcactatGAAGTATGAATTAAGATTTAGGTAGTCTACACACCGTCAAGCTGAGGAATAACAACACACGATGCGTCTCTATCAAGAGTGTCATGGAATAAAATAAACCCCCAGATAGTACcaattttatcaatttcaatCATGGACTAAGATATTATTATCTCGTTAATCGAAATTGTTAAATTCTCAATTCTATGACTATACTGAAATcacagataataattatattatctatatctgtgactaaaatagtaaatttattattttgtgctacaaaaaaaaaaaaaacgaacaatctgttaaaaaatatatttatattatatttataataatgaattaaatggttgataacataataagtaacctataaataaaaataacaggtctaaaaaaataataaaattgtctacTCTAAtacctctaaaaaaaaaatatatataaaatttaaaactcaattaatattatcttgagGAAAAATCTTGTATgggtttaatattttctttggatcaatattattttttatttttttcattaaatctaCTTCTAAATtggattttgaatattttaaatatttactctttAAAAATCCAATTCCATGTTCAGCACTTATACTTCCTTTATATTTACTAGTCCATTCATATACATAAGGTTCAATGGCTGAAGCTATTTCATCATTATGTTCAATAGTAGctacatttaaatgtaaattgccaTCACCTATACATACAAAAAGGATACAATATTACatcattaaatcaaaatataacattaataaaacaataaattatgtttattacctAGATGACCATATCCACAAACAGCTTTGACATCTAGTTTTTCTAATCGTTTTCTTATATCAGGCACAATATCATAAAAGAACTCATGAGGTAAAGTTATATCATACTTATAAACATATCCATATCTTAGTAAACTTtcaggaatattttctctgattTTCCATAAATtctaaacattttcaattttctaaataaaataatttactttgacctctatttatttattattatattttatctataaatcttCATTACTTGGATTAGCGATGGTTGGTCTGCTACAGTAGCATCTAAAATTACTTCTTCAATGAGAGCTTTTTCTAAAAATTCTTGAATTGAatgattaatgtaattattatcagCTGATAATTCAACAAGAACATAAAATTTCAGATCGTCATTTATTGGACATttaataccaatatttttttgtacacttTTTATAGCTACAGAATCCATTAGTTCAAATGACGAAAGACTAGCAGAAAATTCTTTTCGTACTAATGAGAAGAAACTCAATACTTTATCAAATGATTCTAAacctgtaaataaataataataaacacaattaggtttattattagggtacaattaatttaatatgtgtcCATTTAAGgtaacaaaatcaaataaattattaaattatttaaattaaattggacAGCATCtaaaattttataagaaataaaaaaaaataattcaaaactatCATAATGTCATAGTGTTAATACTGAaagaagtatttaaatttatttaagtagaaatttaaataaaataatgaaaaataaagccgtatgtaatatttgtatatgataCGGGAATATTGATTGTCCATATTTATTggcataattatgtatttatgtttctttatatttttttagaattaaaatattacttattccatattttttgaaaaaatctgttgctgatttatttttctttggtGCTTAAACATAGCTACTAAAATGTTCTCCttgttagattttttttcatcaagttTTGACagttttaaattcaatgtttttttaattttaagaaatattgatctataattattattattattattattacttaaggaTACAATAAGTCATAAAGTTACTTTACTTGGTagctaaataaaattgtaatgaaattattttacttttcaatCAGAAAAAACtatgttacaaaaaaataaataaaaaaaatacagtttctctaattagtaatttcttTTAACAATCAATATTCTAACAACACAAGTAAAAAtactatagataaaaaaaaatctacttaaataagtgaaaaaaatttaatttaaaaataataattttttttaaagatatgaaGTGTGATAATGGGTGTcagagtaatttaaaatatgaattataatatttatattaaacatttaaattttaagtattaggtatataaaaatataaaatcattataattagatttatttcatacaattatacatataatactcgATAAGCATATATGATTGACGTATGTGTGAAAAAGCActtgtatttgtaatttataaacaaataacataaaataattcttaattattaagtattatttcaatatatgtatatgtagtaAGGTGAAAAACctaataatacaaatcaatatAAACTGAAACTGAGTATCTGagaaaatttaattagaaacgtattttactattttatttaattaatattttttgtaatttatgattCAAGTAgatgtatagtttaaattactGAAAACTGAATTGtgaaaagataaaattataaacataatatatttacttatatacctaccaaatatccatattatataaatatatagttttattatttttttaaattcacaatattaggaacaagtaaaaaatatggaatgtgttatattattgaaattaataaccaAAAGTAATTTCCATTATAATTTTGTCACATAGACacaattctattaaaattacaaaattatattttttttatataatgtctgaaatattaaagttttcactttaaagaagaaaatataaaataattgtctgaacataatacatttaaaaaacaactataGAATTTTTAACTTACCAATAAACGATACATTAACAAATTTTGGAGTATTTGGACATTGAATAgcaatttttgtaataactccCAATGTTCCTTCAGAACCAATAAACAAATGTTTCAAATGATATCCCGTATTATCTTTTTTCAATGTATTAAGACAATCTAAAACTTGTCCATCAGCCAATACCTAAAAGGTATAAATTAACaatgcaattatattaaattcataataatatggaataacCATTAACAAAACTACCGCTTGTAATCCCAACACACTTCCTTGTAGACTTCCGTATTTAATTAATCTTAAACCTCCAGCATTAGTTGCTAAATTACCTCCAATCTGACAGGTGCCTTTTGCACCCAAATCAAATGGCATTATAAATCCTTCGTTTTGAACATAATTCATCAAATTTTCTAGAACACATCCAGCCTGACATACCAAAACACCTAAATAAACTCAATTTATAAATCTaactaaattgtaatatgtagGAAGTAGGTCACTCTAAAGTCTAAATAatgtaattgaaattttaaccCACATCAATTAAGTATGCAACAAGTAAATTTGGTTTCTTAAcatgttatttaataagtataattttattagacatttatatttacctgataatttattaaagctaataattttattcatcgcAGAAGTAGACAAAATTACTTCATCAAAAACTGGAACACTACCTCCAACGAGACCAGTATTACCACCTTGAATACAAACTGCTATACCACGCtcataacaatatttcaaaattgatgATACCTGTTCAGTTGTTTTTGGTTTAAGCACATACTTACTGAAACCTAtgcatacaatttaaacattattaaaacaataatcattggcattttaaatatttaccagaAATAGATTTTAACCAATCTTCATTATAAGATTTTACTTCTTCgccagtaataaaattattaacgcctacaatgtttttgaaatagTCAACATCTGTAGGGTTTACCATAGCATAAGATCCTCTTTTTATGTTAGGAAATCTATCTTTAGTTAactgaacatttttatacaaaacagtCTTAGTACAAATTTTGCGAACATTAAAGAAATTGAACgtcattatagtaatttaaaattattcagtttaaaaagaaaaacaatgaaattaatatacatataataatatattatattatattatattatattataaatacctatatattatttaaaaataataatataatctatacaatttGTAAGATAAGAGTATAAGACAGTTaactataaactttttttataaataatagtttaatttttgttaaatgcaattatttaaaaactgaaataacatttgattattatttttcattattagagtaaaacaatttaacagatttattaatttttttaatatgcctATTGCCTATACACTGTAGCAGTGTAGctataaaattgataatcaaTTTCAGCTTATTTTTTCATGATTCTTTCaatgtttgtaaaatttaacCTGTATGGGTATGTGAAGACTGAAGAATGAACTTTaatcttaatagttaataggtaAAACTAATAATCGCTTTTCTCTAATTTTCTGAGATAACGTTTAAAACGTAACACACTAACACGTAAGTCATGAACATAAGATTATGAGTAAGTTTTTGACATGTTTTGATTACGAGTTTttgctaataaaaattaacaaaataaaaacaaaacgataTCAAGAATAGACATTatactgattattataaatatttttttcaagtaaacaaaaaataattacttttcgGAGAAAAGGCAAAAAGCAATAGTACAGCAAGTTTGTTGTAAATATATGACCACGGGCAATAGCATATTATACTCGAAGTAAGTTACACATCGTAACAATTTataacgagtataataataataaataatttatatagaatttcGGAATAATAGTATATCGGAGTAGTTGTAATCGTCATTCAAACTTTCAAAGTTTCGAATCATAGTAGTAGACATTAAATCGAAGCAAATGATTATCGAGGTATTTGTAGCAACTCTAGCCAGCGTGGCCAATTTAGATCATATGCTATGAATGGAGCCATATCACACGTCCCGATATTTTGAAGCACATAATGTAAGCATAGAATAATACTTTGATATAAGCATTAAGCGACGAGTTGAGCGTGTTACCATCGCAagcgtgtatactgtatatactcGTCGcatatttattctaataactGCATGGTAAGTCATGAGTGATAactcaaataaatattcaacGAGTATATACTCTCGCATGCGTAGTTACACAGAATAAAGTAGATAACACATTTCAACGAGAGACTCTTCGTCATAgcacgatttaagatagtaaTCGTGCGTCATAGACATAATCATGATATAATTggacataatgatattattataaatattatatattataatttctttatatGTCTATGCTCGTCGCCAATGTTCAATGCTAATACGAACTtcaaatatatagacatatagtttaCATAGACCACATCCATACAAGTCATAAACCACAGATCTTAAATCGTGTCATAAACATAATAGAATTATATCTATGATACTACATACTCTATGTACAGAATCCGGCATCAATAGATGAGCCAATATCCTCAATATTGGGATTATTGTTATAGGCAATATGTCGGTTGTAATACAAACATGAATTTAGAGTATTGAAAGAAAAGATTATTTGCAGATTGAAAGTAAAAAGTGTCTACAATTGTTTGCGttgtttggaaaaatatttaaccatGAAGGAAAATTATATGCAAAAAGAAACAAATACGTACTAAacgtacaaataaattaaaagttcttcgaataaactataataaggtCGAAACTGAACCCAGGCTATTATTTAggtttcattttcatatttttaaattcattggatacattttataagaatggttgatttgttaaatattttacattataaacataaaatactgataatatatataagataacaAGGTAATCTCTGCCACCGGAATTGAGGCATTAGTTGGCTCGTGCATCCATAGACCACAGTATATGATCTAAGGTGGCCAGAATGTTTTGTGATAATATCCATATGTGTTAATATCCACAAAAATGGTGGATATTGACTtcatttattatctttatcattaacttatatatattactttattatctatacttattatccaataatataagataatttcAGTCGTTCAGTGTAATTTCCTAATTACTTTGTTAAAGTTAAATCTTGGCGATGATCACTGCAGGCCACTGACTATGAAAATGTTAAAGTACTAAATTAGTCAAATCTTGACTCTGAGCTCTGACAGTTTGTTCTGTGATATCTAAAGTCGtaaccatttatatttaatattatacgtttatagaGTAATAGTGTAACAcagtattcaatatttacattttactatttgatTACTGATCATTGATCACAGAAATctatgtgtaataattataaactattaagcatataattatttttaccatacaTTTTATCTACTCTACGCTACCAAGACTAATGATTAATgctattttcgtattttatttattctttgttttaatttagagattttcaacttatttttttctagagtttcaattttaatgtagttttgagtagtttaaattctatattttaactTGACCCTTAAAATATCATtctgttataatgttataagtaGTAGAATTGATTGCTGGAGTGAAAGTCAATTGTCATATCGATTATAATGTCTTCGGCAAGAAATAGTCGGAACATTTTACAGTTGATAAGGGATCGAGAATTGAACGTAATATTAACATtctaacatacattttattttggttaatttaaaaactattattgataattaggATCACATCAGCACAAAGTAtgcattaaaaagtaatttgaattacaaatgtatttcaaaACTTGGATTACTCGCTCAATTAGAAGGACATCAAGGATGTGTTAATTGCTTACAATGGAATGAAAGtggaaggtatattatattattgaaaatattcatttaaaaagaaatttatgattattaaaagaTATGTTCATTAAGGGTTATATCATTTTTCAGCACCTTAGCATCAGCATCTGATGACTATCAAGTTATATTATGGGatccatttttacaaaaagttaaaacCACTATTAAGACTTTACACCGTGGCAACATATTTTCTGTCAAGGTATATTAAACaccatagtatatttaaaaaaaacctatatttgcTTTGTTTGCTGAGCAAATGTGGTTATTCTGCGAATATGACTGGAGGTGGGACTTGGGTGGTTATGGTGGGAAATGATTTGTTTTGGTTTGTGCGCAACCACACTCTCTTGGCAAACAAAGTAAATGTACTTAGttaataaaagtgaaaacaaatttaaataaataattacggtaatattattttataattgatgtgCTACAAAAAACATTGTaggttaataggtatattaatttttttttttatatatagtttatacctagTTGTAATAATGATATAGTTGCAACTGGTGCTGGTGATTGGAGTTCGCATACATATAATGTAACAACAGGTCAACAATTAAGCAATTGCATTTGTTCTCAAGGACGAATTAAACGTCTGGCTGTAGCAAATGATACACCAAGTGTTTATTGGAGTGCCTCAGAAGATGGATGCATCAGGTATGGGTTCTCTAGTGAATGTgtctaatttaatttcaatgtagtcataatattattattgacatttaattgTTTGTCGATGTTAATACAGTCAACATGATATGAGAATGAGTCATGAATGTCCTAATGACAAATCTAAAATTACTTTGGTATCCATATATGGTCATTTGGGAAAAACGATTGAAGCTAAATGTTTAGATATAAACCAACTTAAAACTGAGCAGCTTGCAGTTGGTGCCAATGATCAGTATGTAAGATTGTATGACCGCAGGATGATTCGATCACTGTCATCATTTtctgtaaaatatgcatttc is a genomic window of Rhopalosiphum padi isolate XX-2018 chromosome 4, ASM2088224v1, whole genome shotgun sequence containing:
- the LOC132929552 gene encoding pre-mRNA 3' end processing protein WDR33; translated protein: MSISVDTSFLVPPPPINFSIPPPSTNTSIPTNYRFQGPIPLHIRGPSLGGPPRHQLNKSAPPVDVDFDGKRLRKSGLRKTVDYNASLIRMLQNRVWQRDFRDRPFLQPDILYTPQLLPPQCYVDNSVNSVTTAFVKTVTNKVRCPVFCLAWTPEGRRLITGASSGEFTLWNGLTFNFETILQAHDSPVRSMVWSHNGNWMTTGDHTGFIKYWQSNMNNVKMFQAHNEAVRGISFSQSDDKFATCSDDGTIRIWDFFTNREEKILRGHGADVKCIDWHPHKGLLISGSKDNQQPIKLWDPKTGQSLATLHAHKSTVMDVKWNANGNWVVSASRDHLLKLFDIRNLSHEVQTFRGHKKEASTIAWHPYHENLFCSGGSDGAILFWNVGVDKFVGSVDQAHDSIVWSLAWHPLGEVLCSGSNDYTCKFWTRNRPGDKMTGKYHSVNTVSNMLKTDNMCADAQSTIPGMGLEDIDEEDTNKPVIDNNTIPLLDISSSEETAKVRQIKKIPYSKPIPKNFQKFWNEYKTNDEIIEDDAEENLGPDSDVVNNVVESLMDLIPGSRPASELKPESLLVYGQMIKVDQNSPLANAIREGRDSLMRLLHSGAIPEVRQHLSFESNKDPIYSYAAKHLQKDQDLRRNQFTNNVNVNFPINQDVDLRVNNNFNPNYGSTNFQTAPNDNFNRPVINQPSNASGYNQQPRSYYNKSHPYNNNTQNNRPSRQYGNNQNGMRNGPPPNLMDSTFSRPSTYRSNSQRPPQNYNNM
- the LOC132930382 gene encoding D-2-hydroxyglutarate dehydrogenase, mitochondrial-like isoform X2 yields the protein MVNPTDVDYFKNIVGVNNFITGEEVKSYNEDWLKSISGFSKYVLKPKTTEQVSSILKYCYERGIAVCIQGGNTGLVGGSVPVFDEVILSTSAMNKIISFNKLSGVLVCQAGCVLENLMNYVQNEGFIMPFDLGAKGTCQIGGNLATNAGGLRLIKYGSLQGSVLGLQAVLADGQVLDCLNTLKKDNTGYHLKHLFIGSEGTLGVITKIAIQCPNTPKFVNVSFIGLESFDKVLSFFSLVRKEFSASLSSFELMDSVAIKSVQKNIGIKCPINDDLKFYVLVELSADNNYINHSIQEFLEKALIEEVILDATVADQPSLIQNLWKIRENIPESLLRYGYVYKYDITLPHEFFYDIVPDIRKRLEKLDVKAVCGYGHLGDGNLHLNVATIEHNDEIASAIEPYVYEWTSKYKGSISAEHGIGFLKSKYLKYSKSNLEVDLMKKIKNNIDPKKILNPYKIFPQDNIN
- the LOC132930382 gene encoding D-2-hydroxyglutarate dehydrogenase, mitochondrial-like isoform X1 translates to MTFNFFNVRKICTKTVLYKNVQLTKDRFPNIKRGSYAMVNPTDVDYFKNIVGVNNFITGEEVKSYNEDWLKSISGFSKYVLKPKTTEQVSSILKYCYERGIAVCIQGGNTGLVGGSVPVFDEVILSTSAMNKIISFNKLSGVLVCQAGCVLENLMNYVQNEGFIMPFDLGAKGTCQIGGNLATNAGGLRLIKYGSLQGSVLGLQAVLADGQVLDCLNTLKKDNTGYHLKHLFIGSEGTLGVITKIAIQCPNTPKFVNVSFIGLESFDKVLSFFSLVRKEFSASLSSFELMDSVAIKSVQKNIGIKCPINDDLKFYVLVELSADNNYINHSIQEFLEKALIEEVILDATVADQPSLIQNLWKIRENIPESLLRYGYVYKYDITLPHEFFYDIVPDIRKRLEKLDVKAVCGYGHLGDGNLHLNVATIEHNDEIASAIEPYVYEWTSKYKGSISAEHGIGFLKSKYLKYSKSNLEVDLMKKIKNNIDPKKILNPYKIFPQDNIN